The sequence below is a genomic window from Uranotaenia lowii strain MFRU-FL chromosome 2, ASM2978415v1, whole genome shotgun sequence.
ACTTCTCGATGCGGCCCTGGGCTCCGAACCAGAATGGTTTTCGAAGAAACGCAGCAGCTCCCTTGCCACACCGTTGATCGAATCCAGCTATCACTTGCCAGAAACCTCCTCGCTACGCAAATGCTGATCACCGATCGAAGTAACACGAACTCCGAGGCCTTCTCAATGCGACTCCGTGCCACTTCCGAACCGAAATGCGATCACCGTCTTCTCTGCGATGATGTCTAGAAGGCACGCAGCAGCTCATTTGCCACCACCAAACCGAATCCTAAGCGCACCCACACCGAAACCTCCTCGATGCGGCCCTGCGCTACCTTCCACCAGAACGCGATGAACACCTTGTCACCACCGATAACCAAAGGATGATGGTTGCAGTCGAATTGGCCCTTCCAGAGCGATCCAATATCGCCCAGTGTGAACCGACTCCAAGCGGTTCCGTAAATCGTCACGACACTCCGGATAATGTTATCACAGTAGAGATCGAAGAGGTGTGTTAATATCATGCAATCCTAAAACGGCTGAACATATACTGCACTTATGTATAATTACCTGAGAGAACAGGAATCTCCGCACGTGCAGTAATGTTGCGCATGCAACCGTAGGATGAGTAGCCTAATCAACGTTGATCCTCGATTATTCCTCCAGGCctccgaaaaaacatgcaaacATTCGGCAGGTGTTCAGCATGCAACACCCAAGCCAAGCCGATCAGATGCAATGGCGCGCTGATGATGCAGAACAATGCACCTTTGTTGGAAGGGTGCACAATAGTGAATTGTTCACTGCTGTGATGATGGCGTTTTCCTCGATCCCAATGGCGCTTTCCACGATCCCAAATGGCGCCAAAACCTTAATCGTGCGTTACCGATGCGTGTTCCGGGTTTCCGGTTGCTcccatccggctcgaaggaccacaaTGTTAGGGCCGTACCTTTCCTTCGAAGTGGTTCTATTTATCCTGAAATTCCCGTCGGCTTGCCAACATCGaaccaacaaaaacaaaactgcaACGGTCCGTGGTTCAACGAAAACTTTCCGCATACATATTTCTCGGACCGATTAGTTAAAACACACGCACGATTTCCATATAACTATACGCACAGTTTATTTATAAacacataatttattttttacttaaaatttaataagaCTGAGTTGAACTTAAATTATATGTATTTTTGCTTATTCTAACACGCGACAAATTTAAACGATCAAATATCCGGAGTGGTTGGCAGGCTCAACTCGACTGGTGCGAGTTTCGAGTTTTGCCTTCTACCTCCGAAACCAACAGGCTGCGATGTTTTTTGGCTCCAATACTCTCGCTCTTCAAACTTCGCTGTAGTAGCAGAAACAATACCGGACGGTGATGATCATCTCCAGCTTCACTGTCTGATGATTGCCGGCCGGTGTCATCGATCAGTGACTCGGGTACCAATCCTGGGATAAAAAAACGGTCTGTTGTCGTCTTTTGTCTGGTCGATTGTAGGTCGTTGCTCGCTTGGTCTGGTCCATGTAGAAACACCGGCTCGCTCGAGATCAGCTGGTTTGGATTTTGGGTTTGGTTGGTTGCCGGCTATCAGTGGTGTCGCTAGGGGCCATTTCACTCGTAGACATAGAATGTTTATTGACTAATTTGGTCATgattgttctcatttcacaatttatagcagacataagaagaaaattctataacactgtctcaacgctaataacattgcctACTTAAAggagctattttttataatttagagaaaattaattatttttgctcttttcttcggACAATtgtatgataaatattagtttttggataaatattagtaatttcgtaatcaacaatcataacaatcaattcaattcaattcaagacTTAggcctcgcacgaagtgtaacctgtatacgacgctcattagaccggttgttctctacgggcacgagacatggatattgctcgaggaggacctgcgtacacttggagtattcgagcgacgagtgttaagaaccatctttggcggcgtacaggaggacGGAGTGtgaaggcgaaggatgaaccacgagcttgcgcgactctacggcgaacccagtatccagaaggtggtgaaagctggccggatacgctgggcaggacatgttgcgagaatgccggacgactgtcgtgcaaaacaggtgttcgctacgaatccagtAGGAACAAGatgagcgggggcgcaacgagcgaggtggttataccaagtggagcgtgatctggcgaacgtagggtgcccgagaaattggagaacggttgctatgaaccgaatgaattttaggaattatgttcgtcaagttatgtcgtgagacggaatactatgtaaataaattaataaataataacgatcaattcagaagaagaatatgccgtttgaaGGGGGAACatttgtacccaactctaggggatcaattgtacccataatcaagtTTTCAgtaaactttttctgaaaaaagttgagagttttccattactttgaaaatatggcattatgaagttcatgttacgttcgaacgattgatacattggaacaaatattttttcataattttcccatgtgagtaacattttaaagtgatgaaaacagatcttcaagttacattttgtgaaatttttcaaacaaagttcaattactcaaacaattattttgttaaatttttcttaactacaagcattgtcattttgctcattttggcacatttttctagaacatttgatctttgtaagacattccattttcgagatatagctaaggaatcaagtatccccagggatcaagtatcctcattctcccctacaatttttgtaaaagttgaaagtttgcacttgTTCTAGTttatatgtatgttggtaatccaccatgggtgcacggattcaccgcagtttctgccaaagtatgtgctttctttagattattaagttcgacaaatctccaatgcagcgcgccaccaaaCCCGAACCCCATgacttcgtatgaactgttatggagtgaatgtattgagTGTGTTGATgtaagtatattttggaagaacgaatcaatcaggtgggctagtttacttacaggtattccggcatccgtgtatatacctggccagctggcaactgattgaacattccaattagtcagttatataatgagacacatcttacctgtcggcccgcttatgggattcgaaccccaaaagtttttcttgccgataccgggaatcgaacccagtacgcctggcgtaccaataccagactcgcgccagcctatccactagaccacatcggcgcttataAAGTTTGCACTTGTTCTAGTTTACcatcttaattgaaaattcttccggaaaataaatatcctcactttttgttatgaaaaagcagattattttattgataactttaatTTACGCTTGTGAAAAATCagaaagttttttaaagcttcccaatttttttttttaaacgtccgctaagtgtcataccattatttcataggCATCATtacttaattcatattttttgtacaaCAATTCACAACCTAAATTAacatgaattaaaaatggttttaatatttagaatcgtttatatggttttgtttcgatcgataaaatcccaatccgtgtcacatctaggcgccatccattaccatgtgctgtgtacgaataagctagaaaaaaaaacacacagctaggttgcatatcgcccccacgtgcataaggaATATAGGTGTGTACTTGGTTAAGAAACAGGCGcttaattgttaaatttttccagcgatcaatgaacagtatggtTTTGTTACTAttcacttgcgacgacgtttgcccGCGACGCCcattgaaacgaaaaacaaacccctcaaaaaaaagtaaatctctaaaaatggatgccatgacttttcaatttcagatttgtatgtatgtatggttcccccatcggtagcaaggtcctgcctatggctgtgtggcttggccttcgaatttcttctagggcttccacggtccgatggttcgtcgaaggaaggcatccaaccctcagaaacctacaatggccggctacccgtgccgcttgcaataatctgtttgggttatccccagatgcattccttcttaaatatataaaatgaTGTAAACATGATTAAAGGCAGTAAGGAAAATCactcaaaataaataataaattcagttttatagtatgtaaaaaaaaataaaatttaaaattaaaaattttactagtATCATTTGATTGCAACCTTATGCACACCCTTCATCAAGTTGCGATTTGATAAAacacattaaaaatttgttagaatctAGGACGTTGCAAAAAACACAATAGGTTTTGGATGTTGCATTATGTacaaattaatataaaaacataaaaattacaaaaatatctaaacttAAATCATATGGAGTCGTCATTCTtgacaaatcttcaaaatgagcAACACTGAGTGTATTTCATTTGTTGACGTCTGATTTAAACGTATTCAAAATAAGCTTCTACTAGTCGTCGCTAGAGAGCATGAAccaggaataaaaataaaacaaaattgatggatCTCATCAAATTCCTTTCGCATTTGCCGATTGATGTTCTCATTCCACATCATTTTCAGTAGGTACGccttccacaaaaaaaaatgatctcgCGAAGATATTTCTTCCAGCCCAACACTTTTCATAAAAGATGTTCTTTTCTGTTCGATTTCTCAATAACAAATTCCTCCCTCTCACTCGTACTAATGAAAGACACTTCGATTCGCCCAGACAGAACGCTTTACGGATTGCTAAATGGGAGCCGCCATCTTTCCCAACAccaattttttcacatttcatttcattttttcacaGCGTAATTTCAGTTTGAGGCGCATTTTACAATCGTTctatcactatggtttttatttCACACATTATCTTTTAACTTATTCAATCTCATGGGAAAACACGAAAATAAAAAGCACACGCACTCGGGACAACTAAAGCAAGCGAACTGTACCGATCGGAATCTCACGAACAAcgtgacttttcaatttcagatttaggCAAAAAAAAGTGTATACCTACCTatgttttattcattcatcaaacacacatctaggcgtcattcattaatatgtgctgtagaaatgagctaggaaatgagaacaaaaaaatcacatcaaggcttcatatcgccaccacttgcattgaaaatatgcttggttgagaaatacgcgccataatattctcactgatcagtatgctatgccatggttactatcttctaacgacgtctgctcgcaacgcctcgaccttggagacgaaaaacaaaccgcccaaaggaaaaaaaatctcaaaaaaatggaagccatgactttaatttcattaaaaaaactacaaattttattattacgGACAcctgatgcgactttgtgttgtttttattcgatataaaccgattcgcatggctacagaatattctaaaaataatttcatttgaatcgtttgggtcatttcggaggagtagtactctaaacaccgttacaagggaattttatataatagatagaaaatttgaatcaatttaaaaatatacatatttgatGATACAAAATAAGCTGTTTTTATGCTACGTTAACTTTAAAGCCGTGTTTTAATAACaatttgttcagattttggataaatataagatGCGTAAATATTGAGCTTCCTTTATATATATCTCAAAGGTGTATAGATAGAATAGATGCAAAATATCAGCTGACTTATATCCGTAAATATTATGCTACAGGTGCGGGTATGGATCCACCAAGTAATGCCGATGATTCTGGCCATTATCCAGCAACTCCACCCACTACCGGCAATCCTCCAACAGTTCCTCCAACCACACCTGAGCCTCCACCAACAACTCCACCCCCACCTGTGCTTGCTCCAGCAACTCCACCCACGACAGGCAATCCTCCGATAGGCAATCCTCCGACAGTTCCTCCAACAACTCAACCCACAACCGGTAATCCTCCAGTCGTTCCATTAACAACTCCACCCACGACTGGCAATCCTCCGACAGTTCCTCCAACCACACCTGTGCCTCCTCCAACAACTCCACCCCCACCTGTGCTTCCTCCAGCAAATCCACCCACGACAGGCAATCCTCCGACAGTTCCTCCAACAACTCCACCCACTACCGGTAATCCTCCGACAGTTCCTCCAACCACACCTGTGCCTCCTCCAACAACTCCACCCCCACCTGTGCTTCCTCCAGCAACTCCACCCACGACAGGCAATCCTCCGACAGTTCCTCCAACAACTCCACCCACTACCGGTAATCCTCCAGTCGTTCCATTAACAGCTCCACCCACGACTGGCACACCTCCTACGCCTCCTACTGGAGTATTAATAAGAAAATCAACGTTTGAATCACCTCCGTGACAGCTGCTATCCGGAACTATGGAATCAACGGGTTCATTAACACAATCAGCACTGGCTTCCGACAGAAGCTCTCTGGCGACGATTGAAACTATTTTCAGTGTCGTTACGTAGGGTCTGACACACTGTCCGAATGTTTGAATCAATCGTTGGGGCTCCTCGCAATACTGTGCTCGTACTCTATCCTGACACAATCTCACTTCGTTACCGAGCAACTCCGGTGCTCCGAATTGAACGTAAAGATGTTCGAAGTCGTAACCCTGCTCACGGCTATAGAATCCTACTCTGAGAACGTACGTTAGAGAAACGCTCGGCCATTCCGGTTGAGTCACAACATTATCCTTGCTGAATTCCAACAACGTGCGATATGGTACATTTTGGATTAGGATGGCTTCACGCATGAACTTTTTCCGGATGTCGTCGGTGTAGCGAAGATACTGTTGGCTGCTGCTTCCAGAATGCCCGTAAACATTGTGGTAACACACAAATGAACGATACGCTCGTTCGAGAACTTGATCTTTCAGCTCGTCGACCCCAGAGTTTTGTAGACAGCATTGGATGTGGCGTTCACTTTCTTCGTCGAACTGAACACCGCTCAAGGCGGCAATGAGCTGACGGCCAATGACCCCTTGTTCCGTATCCCAAGCTTGCAAATCGAGCAAGACGCAGTGAATTAGCTGTTTAACGCTTTGCTCGTTCGGAAACCCGTTTTGTATGTATCGATTTGCGGTACTG
It includes:
- the LOC129741501 gene encoding uncharacterized protein LOC129741501 — protein: MQLSIVLLGVLHAVAGAQFWRSPFYRSFEESFSQCANYFKISNSTANRYIQNGFPNEQSVKQLIHCVLLDLQAWDTEQGVIGRQLIAALSGVQFDEESERHIQCCLQNSGVDELKDQVLERAYRSFVCYHNVYGHSGSSSQQYLRYTDDIRKKFMREAILIQNVPYRTLLEFSKDNVVTQPEWPSVSLTYVLRVGFYSREQGYDFEHLYVQFGAPELLGNEVRLCQDRVRAQYCEEPQRLIQTFGHSG
- the LOC129741500 gene encoding uncharacterized protein LOC129741500 → MDPPSNADDSGHYPATPPTTGNPPTVPPTTPEPPPTTPPPPVLAPATPPTTGNPPIGNPPTVPPTTQPTTGNPPVVPLTTPPTTGNPPTVPPTTPVPPPTTPPPPVLPPANPPTTGNPPTVPPTTPPTTGNPPTVPPTTPVPPPTTPPPPVLPPATPPTTGNPPTVPPTTPPTTGNPPVVPLTAPPTTGTPPTPPTGVLIRKSTFESPP